One window from the genome of Salvia miltiorrhiza cultivar Shanhuang (shh) chromosome 7, IMPLAD_Smil_shh, whole genome shotgun sequence encodes:
- the LOC130993005 gene encoding F-box/LRR-repeat protein At3g26922-like, translating into MSSYNSSGFDVNSKDLDSSERHDRLSELPDSLILSILSFLSMYDVVRTTILSKRWKDLWVTIPCLHFIIIRDIHFRYVDFINGALAQWKCSKMLKFSLHLSYQFGHSFDSDIHSWLLFAIEKQVEELSIDLDSRYSNFVAPQRLYSCSSITKLSLAFHDLEIEDKVQWNKLKSLTIRVDESLSEEVMNQVLCGAPHLEELILSFREISKNLNIRSTSLKMLKIDAYTSSCNAAVLGIWAPNLVTLEISGVVYHDYSLVPSCTHVILSLKKSDWEFLPCENFTQVFGSISHVEKLTLSEWCIKLLLFMKDRNMDVPFSNAKFLKLYVHEDDEMLDVFVFFPKLMHTIIDHRDDKDPSYFVAPKHLDTLDYHKAFFRSPSLVELRTVEITWSAGDASIIQVMECLSEKAHKLEKMVLQLRMAGEEKTLLEDIYPICLGHICMFGNL; encoded by the exons atgaGTTCATACAACTCTTCTGGATTTGACGTAAATTCTAAAGATTTGGACAGCAGTGAGCGCCATGATCGACTGAGTGAGTTACCCGATTCCTTAATCCTTTCGATTCTTTCATTCTTGTCAATGTACGATGTTGTCCGAACAACCATTCTCTCAAAACGTTGGAAAGATCTCTGGGTCACCATCCCTTGCCTTCATTTCATTATTATTCGTGATATTCATTTTAGATATGTAGACTTTATTAATGGTGCTCTTGCACAGTGGAAATGCTCCAAGATGCTGAAATTCTCCCTGCACCTGTCTTACCAATTTGGTCATTCCTTTGATAGTGATATTCATTCATGGCTGCTTTTTGCAATTGAAAAACAAGTGGAGGAGCTCTCTATAGATTTGGACAGTCGGTATAGTAATTTTGTCGCGCCTCAGCGTTTGTATTCTTGCTCGTCTATTACAAAATTATCCCTTGCTTTTCATGACCTGGAAATTGAGGACAAAGTGCAGTGGAATAAGCTCAAGAGTTTGACAATTAGAGTTGACGAATCCTTGAGCGAAGAGGTCATGAACCAAGTCCTCTGTGGTGCTCCTCACTTGGAAGAGCTGATTTTGAGCTTTAGGGAAATTAGTAAGAACTTAAACATCAGATCCACAAGTTTGAAGATGCTCAAAATCGATGCGTATACTTCGTCATGTAATGCTGCTGTGCTTGGAATTTGGGCTCCTAATCTCGTGACTTTAGAAATTTCAGGTGTAGTTTATCATGATTATTCGTTGGTCCCTTCTTGCACTCATGTAATCCTCTCTTTGAAAAAGAGTGATTGGGAGTTTCTGCCTTGTGAGAATTTTACTCAAGTTTTTGGAAGCATAAGCCATGTTGAGAAGTTAACTTTATCAGAATGGTGCATTAAG CTTCTTCTCTTCATGAAGGATAGAAATATGGATGTGCCCTTCTCAAATGCAAAGTTTCTAAAACTCTACGTTCATGAAGACGACGAGATGCTTGATGTTTTTGTCTTTTTTCCCAAGCTGATGCATACAATCATTGATCATCGTGATGATAAG GATCCTTCTTATTTCGTAGCGCCTAAGCATCTTGATACGCTCGATTATCACAAGGCTTTTTTCCGCAGTCCCTCACTTGTCGAACTAAGGACAGTTGAGATTACTTGGTCTGCAGGCGATGCCTCTATAATCCAAGTGATGGAATGCCTATCGGAAAAAGCTCACAAGCTCGAAAAGATGGTGCTTCAACTAAGAATGGCCGGAGAAGAGAAG ACTCTGCTTGAAGATATATACCCTATTTGTTTAGGGCATATATGCATGTTTGGTAATCTTTAA
- the LOC130991328 gene encoding uncharacterized protein LOC130991328, which produces MYLEMAMSSTTFFSQILLILFGKHVIRYVFATSSVFFSAMTLSRMLKNYVGRGKNLEGFYRKRGRYYYRKNGGDEWHAPTQGELLRFVYSVLTFVATSIDFTRISIGGSVIQPLTAFPAAFASVVSLTALIDLLDLLVS; this is translated from the exons ATGTATCTTGAG ATGGCGATGTCATCGACTACTTTCTTCTCCCAAATATTACTCATACTCTTCGGAAAACATGTCATACGGTATGTTTTTGCCACTTCTTCTGTTTTCTTCTCCGCCATGACGCTCAGCCGCATGCTGAAGAACTACGTCGGCCGCGGTAAGAATCTCGAGGGTTTCTATAGGAAGAGAGGCAGGTATTATTACAGAAAGAATGGTGGTGATGAATGGCATGCACCAACTCAAGGAGAATTGCTTAGGTTTGTGTATTCTGTGCTCACATTTGTAGCCACTTCGATTGATTTCACAAGGATTTCCATTGGTGGAAGTGTGATCCAACCTCTTACAGCATTTCCTGCTGCTTTTGCTTCTGTTGTTTCCCTCACAGCTCTTATTGATCTACTTGATCTACTCGTTTCTTAA
- the LOC130993006 gene encoding F-box/FBD/LRR-repeat protein At5g56420-like, translated as MHHYVSEVFMDRLSELPDSIIFHIFWLLPITNVVRTTILSKRWENLWTSTPYLNLYHDWEVVGVYEDESIQEHRNFLNRALLCWNGVRLLKFKFDSENEPYLSIYTDIDLWVGFAKHNRAEELYLHIQQFDTYVCNCDELNDAIYLVPQCLYSCSSLKVLSIKSCYFRIKGSVQWNHLKSLTIIDGYGVNGDVVNQILCGSPQLEVLIMPVVESGKSLCIRSTSLKELSINKHIDDKSTSKTELRIWTPNLETLETDGLAYSTCLLMNVSSLNCATFGYSDLHRSNEKYCDGCSGGVDGYSSTNHFLGDLFGQTLPSIQHVENVTLLPCCLKVLGAMIEGCMNSSSPNVKLLQFRFYYTNVDGVFEIFPLSKKLVVKVTESGISKDAQGTDPNIYLEFEVNLPTSFVLQLRTVEVILVGEGDNIFPFLEFLLRNASKLEKIVFRVKGFTRLSRPSESLLRASQRLLKMPRSSRTAHFTFYAHFTPYCCG; from the exons ATGCATCATTATGTTTCAGAGGTTTTCATGGATCGACTCAGTGAGTTGCCGGACTCGATAATATTTCACATATTTTGGTTGTTGCCTATTACCAATGTTGTTAGGACAACAATTCTATCGAAGCGCTGGGAAAACCTTTGGACCTCCACACCCTACCTTAATTTATACCATGATTGGGAGGTTGTTGGCGTCTATGAAGATGAATCTATCCAAGAGCATCGAAACTTCCTTAATCGGGCCTTATTGTGCTGGAATGGGGTAAGGCTTCTGAAATTCAAGTTTGATTCGGAGAATGAGCCTTATCTTTCAATATATACGGATATTGATTTGTGGGTGGGTTTTGCCAAGCATAATCGAGCAGAAGAATTATACTTACATATACAGCAATTTGATACCTATGTTTGTAATTGTGATGAGCTTAATGACGCCATATACTTGGTGCCGCAGTGTCTCTATTCGTGCTCATCGCTTAAAGTGCTATCGATCAAGAGTTGTTACTTCAGAATTAAGGGGAGTGTGCAGTGGAATCATCTCAAGAGTTTAACAATAATTGATGGTTATGGGGTAAATGGAGATGTGGTTAATCAAATATTGTGTGGTAGCCCTCAGTTGGAAGTCTTAATCATGCCTGTTGTAGAAAGTGGTAAAAGCTTGTGTATCCGATCTACTAGTTTGAAAGAGCTTTCGATTAACAAGCATATAGATGATAAATCTACTTCTAAGACGGAGCTGAGAATTTGGACTCCAAATCTTGAAACCTTAGAAACTGATGGTCTTGCATATAGTACGTGTTTATTGATGAATGTCTCATCTTTAAACTGTGCAACTTTTGGGTATTCTGATCTGCATCGTTCTAATGAAAAATATTGTGACGGCTGTTCCGGTGGGGTCGATGGCTACTCATCCACAAACCATTTTCTAGGAGATTTATTTGGTCAGACTCTTCCAAGCATCCAGCACGTTGAAAACGTCACATTGTTGCCCTGTTGCCTCAAG GTGCTTGGAGCTATGATAGAGGGATGCATGAATTCATCTTCTCCTAATGTCAAGCTCTTACAGTTCAGATTTTATTACACTAACGTTGATGGTGTATTTGAGATTTTCCCTCTATCAAAGAAGTTAGTAGTTAAAGTTACAGAAAGTGGCATATCCAAAGATGCACAGGGCACCGATCCTAACATCTACCTCGAGTTTGAAGTAAATCTTCCTACGTCGTTTGTGCTGCAGTTGAGAACAGTTGAGGTTATTCTGGTTGGAGAGGGTGATAACATATTTCCATTTCTCGAGTTTCTGTTGAGAAATGCAAGCAAGCTAGAAAAGATTGTGTTCCGAGTGAAAGGATTCACGCGACTTTCACGCCCATCAGAGTCTTTGCTTCGTGCATCACAGAGGCTGCTAAAGATGCCAAGATCGTCGCGAACTGCACATTTCACTTTCTATGCACATTTCACTCCTTACTGCTGTGGATGA
- the LOC130991329 gene encoding F-box/LRR-repeat protein At3g26922-like — protein sequence MKTRSSREVFMDRLSQLPDSIIFHIFWLMPMTDVVRTTFLSKRWKNLWTTAPYLNFYDTDEEDDATELRNFVNRALLRRWNGVRVLKLKVESFYELDDSINADTDLWVRFAKNNQAEELYLHMELLDYDRMQCNDWVPQCLYSCSSLKVLSMKYCEFRIKGNVQWNQLKSLTIIDGFGVTEDAINRILCGSPRLEVLIMSVVESGFTLCIRSTSLKELSIYNHIFDICVNTCPTELRIWTPNLKTLKIEGSPYDKCLLMNVSSLNHATFSYSGLHRTDTCCEGFSGMDDFLSTDHFLGDLFGQILPSIQHVENVTLLPCCLQVLGAMIEGCMNSSSPNVKLLRFRFYCDEVAVTIVIFPLSQKLVIKVEERARYEDSIWADPFNYREFEENLPMLFVLQLRTVEYNLVEGDIIFPCLEFLLKNASRLEKIVFRVKGSMRHSRRLESLFRASQKLLKIPRSSRTAEFTFCEY from the exons ATGAAGACGCGTTCATCTCGAG AGGTTTTCATGGATCGACTCAGTCAGTTGCCGGACTCGATAATATTTCACATATTTTGGTTGATGCCTATGACTGATGTTGTTAGGACGACATTTCTATCGAAGCGCTGGAAAAACCTTTGGACTACCGCACCCTACCTTAATTTCTATGATACTGACGAGGAGGATGATGCTACAGAGCTTCGAAACTTCGTTAATCGAGCCTTATTGCGGCGCTGGAATGGGGTAAGGGTTCTGAAATTAAAGGTTGAATCGTTTTATGAGCTTGATGATTCAATTAATGCGGATACTGATTTGTGGGTGCGCTTTGCCAAGAATAATCAAGCTGAAGAATTATACTTACATATGGAGTTATTGGATTATGATCGTATGCAGTGTAATGACTGGGTGCCACAGTGTCTGTATTCATGCTCATCGCTTAAAGTGTTATCGATGAAGTATTGTGAGTTTAGAATTAAGGGGAATGTGCAGTGGAATCAACTCAAGAGTTTAACAATTATTGATGGTTTTGGGGTCACTGAAGATGCGATTAATCGAATATTGTGTGGTAGCCCTCGGTTGGAAGTCTTAATCATGTCTGTTGTAGAAAGTGGTTTCACCTTGTGTATCCGATCTACTAGTTTGAAAGAGCTTTCGATTTACAACCATATATTTGATATCTGTGTTAATACTTGTCCGACGGAGCTGAGAATTTGGACTCCAAATCTTAAAACCTTGAAAATTGAAGGAAGTCCATATGACAAGTGTTTGTTGATGAATGTCTCATCTTTGAACCATGCAACTTTTTCTTATTCTGGTCTACATCGTACTGATACATGTTGTGAAGGCTTTTCCGGGATGGATGACTTCTTATCCACAGACCATTTTCTTGGAGATTTATTTGGTCAAATTCTTCCAAGCATCCAACATGTTGAAAACGTCACATTGTTGCCCTGTTGCCTCCAG GTGCTTGGAGCTATGATAGAGGGATGCATGAATTCATCTTCTCCTAATGTCAAGCTCTTACGGTTCAGATTTTATTGTGATGAAGTTGCAGTTACAATTGTGATTTTCCCTCTATCACAGAAGTTAGTCATTAAAGTTGAAGAAAGGGCCAGATACGAAGATTCAATCTGGGCTGACCCTTTCAACTACCGTGAGTTTGAAGAAAATCTTCCTATGTTGTTTGTACTGCAGTTGAGGACAGTTGAGTATAATTTGGTGGAGGGTGATATCATATTTCCATGTCTCGAGTTCCTGTTGAAAAATGCAAGTAGGCTAGAGAAGATTGTGTTCCGAGTAAAAGGATCCATGCGACATTCACGCAGATTAGAGTCTTTGTTTCGTGCATCACAGAAGCTGCTAAAAATACCAAGATCGTCACGAACTGCAGAATTCACTTTCTGTGAATATTGA